The sequence GGTTGCTACGCTCACCCTCTCTAGACTCCACTAGTggaaatagatatatatatatttttgataactaTGATGTCTGGTCAAGCTGTGTACACCTCGACTAACTACACAAAATATCTATCACCTCCCACTGGTAACATGTATATATTATGTAACTTTGTTTCCCAAGGGGATGTACTAGGTATGTGTTGTTACTGTTGTTTAGCCCTCAGAGAAACTTAcctttatataattttaaattttagaattgtTTAAATGGAGAGGTATGTAGGTTTTATATAGCTTAGCCCTAACATGCACCTTGAACTTGCTTGGAATTGGAAGTTGTTGGTGTTACATCATTCTTTAGTGTTTGCACTCCAAATTCcaatacattaattaaattttgtaTGATGAACAGGGATAAAGGATACTAGTGATAAGAAAATTTTGGTGGATATGCTATTTTGGGCAGTGGACAATCCAGCACCTGCCAATTATTTACTCATTTCAGGAGACAGGAATTTCTCCAATGCCATTCATCAGTTAAGAATGAGGAGATATAATATTCTTCTAGCACAACCTTTTCAACCTTCTCCTGCTCTCGCTGCTGCTGCCACAAATTTGTGGCAATGGACAACCCTTGCTGCTGGAGGACCTCCAGGAGAACTTGCTTTTGGTACCAACACGTTACGTCAAGAATCTATACCGACTCCGATTTCTGAACCTATATCAGCGGACCACCCGGCTCATTCCAATGCCAATGCTGATGCAGCTTCCGGGGTCCAAATAATGTTATCTAATCCCAGACGCTGCTTTGACACTAAAACTAAAGCTATTTACGCAGCTAAGAACGCGAATCAACTGACTATGACCGGCATGAAAAGCGTGCCTGCTAGAACTGAAGAAACTAGTAGCAGCCATCGCCAACTAACACCAGTTTTTGCACCACCGCGGTTTTTACCACATCATTTTTTTTGCACCACCGGTGTTTTTACCACATCATTTTTTCGCTATGTCTGATAGTTTAGAGAAGCGTAACAGTGAATTCATAGAAAATAAGTCCGATCAGCGTACTCAATCCCAACCTCCTTTTTAGATATTGGAAGTTAAGTCGAACTGATCGAAAAAGGAATTGATTTAATTAGTTTCCTTTTTAGATTTCTCAAAGAGAAATGGAGAGGGGGATGAGATGAGAAATCCAATCTTTATCAAAATTGAAATACACTTACTTTGTCATCACATGTTCCCAACAACTCAATAAAATTCTCCATTCTCAAGTCAATTTGATTGTTTGTTGTTTTCATACATTCATTATTTATATATTCACATTATCAAAGATTTAACAATATTTGAATGAATTACGTTGCTTGTAACTTGATTCTTAAACGCTTTTAACTGGTTGACAcaataaatgaatttaaaaacctAATTGGAGTCAATTCAAACCAATCTCAtaagaaaattgatttaattagATTTCTCAAAAAGGAATGAAGAaatgaattatatgaaaaaataagtCCTCGTCAACAAGGTTGTAAGTACAGATAGTCAATCAACTTCTAAAATTGCTCATTTTGACCacctttctcttattttttatttgcttttttttttttcagttactAGTTTAGGATAGGTGTGTTGCACATGTGTATTGACCTTGAGTAATAAATCCATGAATTCAAAGCAGTTTATACTAACCGCATGAGAAAAACAAACTTCTATTTGATAATAAAGCTTAGTTTAGGTAAAATCTCTTAAAGTTTATATATTAGATAACATAGATTCTAAAAAAACCCacacaaaacataataaaatatattgCCATCAAATCTATGTACATGTACAACATTTTTATGTGCAGTAAGTAGAGACATAACTACATTACATTTCTTTAATGCTTTCCGATTCAATCACATATTAAAATATTACATAtaaaaaatacctaaaaaaattcatgaaaaaattgCATGCACACCTTAGCATGCCAACATCAAAAGGCTTCAAGATAGTAACACACTATGCacaaattttagaattatttactATAAATCTAACAGAGACACAGTAATTAACTGTAGATAGCTTGATTTTATTGCTCaggaaataataaataatgtgtTATAAAACTTCACgaacaaatcattttcttttcaagCTCCATTCTCTTCCTCTTGAATTGGGACCAGGTGGAATTTCTA comes from Capsicum annuum cultivar UCD-10X-F1 chromosome 2, UCD10Xv1.1, whole genome shotgun sequence and encodes:
- the LOC107858363 gene encoding meiosis regulator and mRNA stability factor 1-like: MAGDGMKEIFEGGAMAEQQYEAAKTSVWWDIENCLVPRGCNAHAIAQNISAALMKFNYNGPVTISAYGDTNGIPSSIQRALSSTGISLNHVPAGIKDTSDKKILVDMLFWAVDNPAPANYLLISGDRNFSNAIHQLRMRRYNILLAQPFQPSPALAAAATNLWQWTTLAAGGPPGELAFGTNTLRQESIPTPISEPISADHPAHSNANADAASGVQIMLSNPRRCFDTKTKAIYAAKNANQLTMTGMKSVPARTEETSSSHRQLTPVFAPPRFLPHHFFCTTGVFTTSFFRYV